In a single window of the Bacillus mycoides genome:
- a CDS encoding ABC transporter ATP-binding protein, with the protein MKTVLEAKNIEKVYDTGGNKFAALKGINLQVKEGEFVGIMGPSGSGKTTLLNVLSTIDNATNGEILIDGKDIVKMNDDKLALFRRDHLGFIFQDYNLLDTLTVKENIALPLALSKVKASEIDRRVLEISKKFGIDHILSQFPYQVSGGQKQRCAASRAIVTSPSMIFGDEPTGALDSKSATDLLESMKSLNEYDNSTILMVTHDAFAASYCKRVIFIKDGELYKELHRGELTRKQFFQKVVDVMSSISGGMADDLI; encoded by the coding sequence ATGAAAACAGTGTTAGAAGCAAAAAATATTGAAAAAGTATATGACACAGGTGGGAATAAATTTGCAGCTTTAAAAGGTATTAACTTACAAGTAAAAGAAGGTGAGTTCGTTGGAATTATGGGACCTTCTGGTTCGGGTAAGACGACTCTTTTAAATGTTCTTTCTACAATTGATAATGCGACGAACGGTGAGATTTTAATTGATGGAAAAGACATCGTGAAGATGAACGATGATAAGCTAGCGTTATTCCGCCGTGATCATTTAGGGTTCATTTTCCAAGATTATAACTTATTAGATACGTTAACGGTGAAAGAGAATATTGCGTTACCTCTTGCGTTATCAAAGGTGAAAGCGAGTGAGATTGATCGCCGCGTTCTTGAAATCTCAAAGAAATTCGGTATTGATCATATTTTAAGTCAGTTCCCATATCAAGTATCCGGTGGACAGAAGCAGCGCTGCGCAGCATCGCGTGCGATCGTTACAAGTCCTAGTATGATATTTGGGGACGAGCCGACTGGAGCACTTGATTCTAAATCAGCGACAGATTTATTAGAAAGTATGAAGTCGTTAAATGAATATGATAATTCTACAATTTTAATGGTAACGCATGATGCGTTTGCGGCTAGTTATTGTAAACGAGTTATTTTCATTAAAGATGGTGAGTTATATAAAGAATTACACCGTGGTGAATTAACACGTAAACAGTTCTTCCAAAAAGTCGTTGACGTAATGTCTTCCATTTCTGGAGGTATGGCTGATGACCTTATCTAG
- a CDS encoding FtsX-like permease family protein, whose product MTFWQFAFKNVTRNSRAYFAYFISSSFSIAVFFSFAVYLFHPKLQNSTMISEISGLMIFSEVVIVLFSFFFLLYSIGSFLKVRKKQFGILTVLGISKKQLHRLVFTENMLIGILSIFFGMQFGFVFSQFFLLVTAKITHLPGIYLYIPTNAFILTTIVFLGLFIAVSAFTPMLIRTKKAVHLLKTNNVKQKERKPSISISLFGAICLLGGYILAVNPKYFFSINPQVGVIYMVSSIFVIPALVTIGTYFFFSQISFLLIYILKKRRNFYMKRINMLWISDLASRIRTNINMLFIVAMLSTIAFTMITFLYGFGKFTKLDVTRSSPFPFSYFSYDANPFANKHLTWLEQQLQKENFSYKKIEADLYETPLKEDEGITAYNDVYAMKQSDYNKLAASLRMKQLFMSDNEAYVLSDSAYFTLFSQFEPSFNRKSITLSSTNTILQVKGYEQAGAIPSNFSYQTLILPDVVVNNLPSTTKHISAYNYNVQNWEKTYKIANDFMKKIQKDRQEFQYEGPLIRPYESADSLYRITSGSAAYFLIGTFLGVIFFIGAGSVLYFRMYTDLTNEQEKYVAISKIGVTNAEMKRSATIQLSILFFVPYVMASIHTMFATKMLQDVIDLSLFKEISAVLIIFGIVEIVFFLFIRSFYMQKLSEYTNG is encoded by the coding sequence ATGACATTTTGGCAATTCGCATTCAAAAATGTAACGCGCAACTCAAGAGCTTATTTTGCTTACTTTATAAGCAGTTCCTTTTCCATTGCTGTTTTCTTTTCATTCGCTGTTTATTTGTTTCATCCAAAATTACAAAATTCCACTATGATCTCTGAAATTTCAGGATTAATGATTTTTTCAGAAGTTGTTATTGTTTTGTTCTCGTTCTTTTTTTTACTCTATTCAATCGGATCGTTTTTAAAGGTTCGTAAAAAGCAATTTGGGATTTTAACTGTTTTAGGTATATCAAAAAAGCAATTACATCGACTCGTTTTCACTGAAAATATGCTAATTGGTATTTTATCTATCTTTTTCGGTATGCAGTTTGGATTTGTATTTTCACAATTTTTCTTATTAGTGACAGCGAAAATTACACACCTACCAGGGATATATTTATATATACCTACGAATGCTTTCATTTTAACAACGATTGTGTTTCTTGGTCTCTTTATCGCTGTATCTGCATTCACACCAATGCTTATTCGAACAAAAAAAGCAGTGCACCTTTTAAAAACAAACAATGTAAAACAAAAAGAAAGAAAACCATCCATATCCATTTCTCTATTTGGTGCTATCTGTTTATTAGGTGGTTATATTTTAGCTGTAAACCCTAAATATTTTTTCTCAATAAACCCGCAAGTAGGCGTTATATATATGGTTTCAAGTATTTTTGTGATTCCAGCACTTGTTACAATTGGGACATATTTTTTCTTTTCTCAAATTAGTTTCTTACTTATTTATATTTTAAAGAAAAGAAGAAATTTTTATATGAAACGTATTAATATGCTTTGGATTTCGGATTTAGCAAGTCGTATTCGCACGAATATCAATATGCTTTTTATTGTAGCGATGCTATCTACAATAGCCTTCACAATGATTACATTTCTATATGGATTTGGAAAGTTTACAAAGCTAGATGTTACTAGAAGTTCACCTTTTCCATTTTCTTATTTTTCATATGACGCAAATCCTTTTGCTAACAAGCATTTAACTTGGCTTGAACAGCAGTTACAAAAAGAAAATTTCTCTTATAAAAAGATAGAAGCTGATTTATATGAAACACCACTGAAAGAAGATGAAGGTATAACGGCTTACAATGACGTCTATGCAATGAAACAAAGTGACTATAATAAACTTGCAGCTTCCCTACGAATGAAACAACTATTCATGAGCGATAACGAAGCATATGTCTTAAGCGATAGCGCTTATTTCACCTTATTTAGCCAATTTGAGCCAAGCTTCAATAGAAAATCCATTACACTTTCTAGCACAAATACGATATTACAAGTAAAGGGCTATGAACAAGCAGGGGCCATTCCATCTAACTTTTCATATCAAACTTTAATTTTACCTGATGTTGTTGTAAACAACTTACCAAGTACAACAAAGCATATATCAGCGTACAATTATAACGTACAAAATTGGGAAAAGACGTATAAAATTGCTAATGATTTTATGAAAAAAATACAAAAAGATCGACAGGAATTCCAATACGAAGGCCCCCTTATCCGCCCCTATGAATCAGCAGACTCATTATATAGAATCACATCAGGAAGTGCTGCATACTTCCTAATCGGGACATTCTTAGGTGTCATTTTCTTTATTGGAGCAGGTAGCGTTCTTTACTTCAGAATGTATACAGATTTAACAAACGAACAAGAAAAATATGTAGCAATTTCAAAAATTGGTGTAACAAATGCAGAGATGAAACGATCTGCAACCATTCAACTTAGCATTTTATTTTTCGTTCCATATGTTATGGCATCCATTCATACAATGTTCGCAACAAAAATGCTTCAAGATGTAATTGATTTATCACTATTCAAAGAAATTTCAGCCGTTCTTATTATTTTTGGCATAGTTGAAATCGTCTTTTTCTTATTCATTCGTTCCTTTTACATGCAAAAGTTATCAGAGTATACGAATGGTTAA
- a CDS encoding SdpI family protein: MKKHLFAIILILITCIAWAFAWPHLPDTIATHWSGGKVDGYSSKLYGMISMVGIMIALYVFLNVIPKIDPRKANYEKFSKAFMMMNNGILLLLFVGNIDIITSGLGYNLFINRMPELLVGILFIVIGNYLPQCKPNYFVGIKTPWTLSNEEVWRKTHRFSGKVFVALGIIMILSVFAPVAWKSFVMAGIIIGAVGLTMGYSYVAYKKEIGA; encoded by the coding sequence ATGAAAAAGCATCTTTTTGCAATTATATTAATTCTTATAACTTGTATAGCTTGGGCGTTTGCTTGGCCACATTTGCCGGATACAATCGCGACACATTGGAGTGGTGGTAAGGTAGATGGTTATTCTTCTAAATTATATGGAATGATTTCTATGGTTGGAATTATGATTGCGTTATATGTATTTCTAAATGTGATACCAAAGATTGATCCAAGGAAAGCAAATTACGAGAAATTTTCTAAAGCTTTTATGATGATGAATAACGGGATACTATTGCTACTATTTGTAGGAAATATAGATATTATTACAAGTGGATTAGGATATAACTTATTCATTAATCGCATGCCTGAATTATTAGTTGGTATTCTATTCATAGTTATCGGAAACTATTTACCACAATGTAAACCAAATTACTTTGTAGGCATAAAAACACCGTGGACGTTAAGTAACGAAGAAGTATGGAGAAAAACACACCGTTTTAGTGGAAAGGTGTTTGTTGCATTAGGAATCATTATGATTTTAAGTGTTTTCGCGCCGGTAGCATGGAAATCTTTCGTAATGGCTGGAATTATTATTGGTGCAGTAGGACTAACGATGGGATATTCCTATGTTGCTTATAAGAAAGAGATAGGGGCTTAA
- a CDS encoding response regulator transcription factor: MYKILIVEDDPNISSLLQSHIQKYGYDAVVAENFDDIMESFNAVKPHLVLLDVNLPKFDGFYWCRQIRHESTCPIIFISARAGEMEQIMAIESGADDYITKPFHYDVVMAKIKGQLRRIYGDYAPNISERIVEVEGLKLFPERPEIHFGAEQVLLTKKEAILAEMLLSKFPRTASREDLLAALWDDESFVEENTLNVNITRLRKKFNELGIENAIETVRGLGYRFNATWSE, translated from the coding sequence ATGTATAAAATTTTAATCGTTGAAGACGATCCAAATATTTCATCATTATTACAATCTCACATTCAAAAATATGGCTATGATGCTGTTGTTGCAGAGAACTTCGATGATATTATGGAATCGTTTAACGCCGTGAAACCACATCTTGTTTTACTTGATGTAAACTTACCAAAATTCGATGGCTTCTACTGGTGCCGTCAAATCCGTCATGAATCTACTTGTCCAATTATTTTCATTTCGGCACGTGCTGGTGAAATGGAACAAATTATGGCGATTGAAAGCGGTGCGGACGATTATATTACGAAGCCGTTCCACTACGACGTTGTAATGGCGAAAATCAAAGGTCAATTACGCCGTATTTACGGTGATTATGCACCAAATATTTCTGAACGTATCGTTGAAGTTGAAGGACTAAAACTATTCCCTGAGCGTCCCGAAATTCATTTTGGAGCTGAGCAAGTTCTTTTAACGAAGAAAGAGGCAATTTTAGCAGAAATGCTATTATCTAAATTCCCGCGTACAGCGAGTCGTGAAGATTTACTAGCCGCTCTTTGGGACGACGAAAGCTTCGTTGAGGAAAATACATTAAACGTAAACATCACGCGTCTTCGTAAAAAGTTCAATGAGCTTGGTATTGAAAATGCTATTGAAACAGTACGTGGACTTGGGTATCGTTTTAACGCAACTTGGAGTGAATAA
- a CDS encoding FtsX-like permease family protein: MTFWQFAFKNVTRNARAYFAYFVSSAFSIAIFFSFAVYLFHPKLHMTGVNAALNILMTISEVVIVFFSFFFLLYSIGTFLKVRKKQFGILTVLGISPKQLKRLVFLENMLIGGLSIFFGIQFGLVFSQFFLLVTAKITHVPGLYLYWWPTGAIILTIIIFLGLFILVSSFTPMLIRTRKAVRLLKEGTKQKERKASVLISLFGAICLISGYVLAANPLYFISLGDIAGLLYAASCIFVIPSLAAAGTYFFFSQISFLLIRILKTRRKFYMKRINMLWISDLATRIRTNINMLFIVTMLSTLAFTMITFLYGFGKFTKFDEIRQNPFPFTYLSHTENTLADEHLNWLEQKFNEEHFTYKKFKTDIYEVSSAEESPQLYYAIKQSDYNILAKALNWETLTVNKDESYILIKDLDAQVIGTLHNKEKKNTLTLTQNSLPLQVKDYTSYSPFPIGLVPQLIVLSDENVEALSSISKQMSVYSFKVMDWEKAYNIGSAFITKIANDNAAIQAEHPPFHASEASDSLYNKKLNVASFFLIGTFLGVIFFIGAGSVLYFRMYTDLTNEQEKYITITKIGLTETEMKQSATIQLAILFFVPYIMASIHTMFATKMLQDVLNLSFFAEITVVLMIFGTVEILFFLLIRSFYMQKLSQHIKF; the protein is encoded by the coding sequence ATGACATTTTGGCAGTTTGCCTTTAAAAACGTAACAAGGAACGCCAGAGCTTATTTCGCCTATTTTGTAAGCAGTGCGTTTTCCATTGCAATTTTCTTCTCGTTTGCAGTTTATTTATTTCATCCTAAATTGCATATGACAGGCGTGAATGCTGCTCTGAACATATTAATGACAATCTCAGAAGTTGTCATTGTATTCTTTTCATTTTTCTTTTTACTATATTCAATCGGTACTTTCTTAAAAGTACGAAAAAAACAGTTCGGGATTTTAACAGTACTTGGCATATCTCCAAAGCAGTTAAAGAGGCTTGTATTTCTAGAAAACATGTTAATTGGTGGCCTATCCATATTTTTCGGCATTCAATTTGGCCTTGTCTTTTCACAGTTCTTTTTATTAGTTACCGCCAAAATTACGCATGTGCCTGGTTTATATTTATATTGGTGGCCTACAGGTGCTATCATTTTAACTATAATTATCTTTCTTGGACTCTTCATTCTCGTATCATCTTTTACACCGATGCTAATCCGTACGAGAAAAGCTGTACGTCTTTTAAAAGAAGGAACAAAACAAAAAGAAAGAAAAGCATCCGTACTCATCTCTCTATTTGGTGCGATATGTTTAATATCTGGATATGTTTTAGCAGCAAACCCGCTATATTTTATTTCACTAGGAGATATCGCTGGGCTTTTGTACGCTGCCTCCTGTATATTTGTCATCCCATCACTTGCTGCAGCTGGGACATATTTTTTCTTCTCACAAATTAGCTTCTTACTCATTCGCATATTAAAGACGAGAAGAAAATTTTATATGAAACGTATTAATATGCTTTGGATTTCTGATTTAGCAACCCGTATTCGGACGAATATTAACATGCTCTTTATTGTGACGATGTTATCGACACTCGCTTTCACAATGATTACATTCTTATATGGGTTTGGGAAATTCACAAAGTTTGATGAAATAAGGCAAAACCCTTTCCCGTTTACTTATTTATCACATACTGAAAATACGTTAGCTGATGAACATTTAAATTGGTTAGAACAAAAATTTAACGAAGAGCATTTTACTTATAAGAAATTTAAAACGGATATATATGAAGTATCTTCGGCGGAAGAAAGCCCGCAGCTCTATTATGCAATTAAACAAAGTGACTATAATATACTGGCTAAGGCGTTAAATTGGGAAACTCTCACAGTGAATAAAGACGAGTCTTATATATTAATTAAAGATTTAGATGCTCAAGTCATTGGAACGCTTCATAATAAGGAAAAGAAAAACACTCTTACACTTACTCAAAACTCTTTACCATTGCAGGTTAAAGACTATACAAGTTATAGCCCGTTCCCAATTGGTTTAGTACCTCAATTAATCGTACTATCTGATGAAAATGTAGAAGCATTATCATCTATTTCGAAACAAATGAGTGTATATAGCTTCAAAGTTATGGATTGGGAAAAAGCATATAATATTGGTTCAGCATTTATAACAAAAATCGCTAACGACAATGCGGCGATTCAAGCAGAACATCCACCGTTCCACGCAAGTGAAGCAAGTGACTCTTTATACAACAAGAAACTAAATGTTGCTTCCTTTTTCTTAATCGGAACTTTCCTTGGCGTTATTTTCTTTATTGGTGCTGGCAGTGTTCTTTACTTCCGAATGTATACAGATTTAACAAATGAGCAAGAAAAGTATATAACGATTACAAAAATTGGTTTAACAGAAACTGAGATGAAGCAATCTGCTACAATCCAACTTGCTATTTTATTCTTCGTCCCTTACATTATGGCATCCATCCATACGATGTTTGCGACAAAGATGCTACAAGATGTATTAAATCTCTCGTTCTTCGCTGAAATTACAGTCGTGCTTATGATTTTTGGAACGGTTGAAATTCTCTTTTTCCTTTTAATTCGTTCCTTTTATATGCAAAAGTTATCACAACATATTAAGTTTTAA
- a CDS encoding SdpI family protein codes for MKRHVLPWSLIIAIAIGWYIVWPYLPKQIPRHYNAAGMVDGYFSKVEASSVSIGSMVLLYLIWLAMGYIDVTKDKYKQHAKVLSAIHYAILLIGFGCNIFALLAVSNYIASGSIAFNFGLGTLFLVLGNYMQQTKPNGLVGIRMDWTLENPVVWRKTHRFASKVFVIGALCIYAGALLPDPFNIFVGIGIILVCIFISTIKSYVIYKKEMQL; via the coding sequence ATGAAAAGACACGTATTACCATGGAGTTTAATTATTGCAATTGCAATTGGCTGGTACATTGTATGGCCTTATTTACCGAAACAAATTCCACGTCATTATAATGCTGCAGGAATGGTAGATGGATATTTTTCTAAAGTAGAAGCGAGTTCAGTTTCAATAGGTAGTATGGTGTTGCTGTATTTGATATGGCTAGCTATGGGGTATATTGATGTAACGAAAGATAAGTATAAACAGCATGCTAAAGTCCTTTCTGCAATCCATTATGCAATTCTTTTGATAGGGTTCGGCTGTAATATATTTGCGCTATTAGCAGTGTCTAATTATATTGCATCGGGCTCCATTGCATTTAATTTCGGACTTGGAACATTGTTTTTAGTACTCGGCAATTATATGCAACAAACGAAGCCAAATGGTTTAGTAGGCATTCGAATGGACTGGACCTTAGAAAATCCTGTAGTTTGGAGAAAAACACACAGATTTGCTTCGAAGGTATTTGTAATAGGTGCACTTTGTATATATGCGGGAGCGTTACTTCCAGATCCATTCAATATCTTTGTGGGGATTGGAATAATATTAGTATGCATCTTCATATCAACGATAAAGTCATATGTTATTTATAAAAAAGAAATGCAATTGTAA
- a CDS encoding autorepressor SdpR family transcription factor, translated as MNQAFKALADPTRRKILDLLKEGDLTAGEIAEQFNMTKPSISHHLNALKNAELIQDEKRGQFVVYSLNTTVFQDLLTWVFTFTNKGEEGK; from the coding sequence TTGAATCAAGCATTCAAAGCATTAGCAGACCCAACAAGGCGAAAAATTTTAGATTTATTAAAAGAAGGCGATTTAACAGCTGGGGAAATTGCTGAACAGTTCAACATGACAAAGCCAAGTATTTCACACCACTTAAATGCACTTAAAAATGCTGAACTTATTCAAGATGAAAAAAGAGGGCAATTCGTTGTGTACTCTTTGAACACAACTGTCTTTCAAGATTTATTGACTTGGGTGTTTACATTTACAAATAAGGGGGAAGAGGGGAAATGA
- a CDS encoding ABC transporter ATP-binding protein translates to MLEIINFSKTYKGGKKAVDQLNITVQAGDIFGFIGHNGAGKSTTIKSLVGVIDFEEGEIFVAGYSVKKDPIACKRVVAYIPDNPDLYEQLTGIQYLNFVADVFKVSAKDREKEIQKYGDAFEITPYLGDLISSYSHGMKQKVAIISAVLHKPKLLVLDEPFVGLDPKAAVVLKGIMKELCEKGSAIFFSTHVLDVAEKLCNKIAMINRGKLALSGEVNSLIKEGSLEELFMKELANEY, encoded by the coding sequence ATGTTAGAAATTATAAATTTTAGTAAGACATACAAAGGTGGCAAAAAAGCAGTAGATCAGTTAAATATTACTGTTCAAGCAGGAGATATCTTTGGATTTATTGGGCATAACGGTGCGGGGAAAAGTACAACAATTAAGTCGTTAGTTGGAGTTATAGATTTTGAAGAGGGTGAAATTTTTGTTGCTGGATATTCAGTAAAAAAGGATCCGATTGCATGTAAGAGAGTAGTGGCGTATATTCCCGATAATCCAGATTTATATGAGCAATTAACAGGAATTCAATATTTAAACTTTGTTGCGGATGTGTTTAAAGTGTCTGCAAAAGATCGGGAAAAGGAGATACAAAAGTATGGAGATGCTTTTGAGATTACACCGTACCTAGGTGATTTAATATCTTCTTATTCACATGGTATGAAACAAAAAGTGGCGATTATATCAGCGGTTTTGCATAAACCGAAATTATTAGTTTTAGATGAACCCTTCGTCGGTCTTGATCCAAAGGCTGCTGTAGTATTGAAAGGTATTATGAAGGAGCTTTGTGAAAAGGGAAGTGCGATTTTCTTTTCTACGCATGTTTTAGATGTGGCGGAGAAGTTATGTAATAAAATAGCGATGATTAATAGAGGGAAATTAGCACTTTCAGGGGAAGTGAATTCTTTAATAAAGGAAGGATCATTGGAAGAGCTCTTTATGAAGGAGCTTGCTAATGAATATTAG
- a CDS encoding sensor histidine kinase — MKLFLRDHFAFFLLYVLNFGIIFVLYDAVDGFQNNKFYFIVLSLYLFICFLAYRYVRNRRMYHRLSEPPEKMEDAFIERATAPMPHSVNELVRTQYRLFQKDLQTFEVKQQEHQLFINHWVHQMKTPVSVMQLMVLEMEDEHLIPKFKKELERLNQGLDMALYMARLNNFHEDFHVETISLKDAVTKNINGLKELFIRNGVFPVLEVHSDLKVASDAKWLKFIIYQLMTNAVRYSGERGKKVFLSAYRNGKDIILEVRDEGVGIPQEDIRRVFEPFYTGKNGRAFGESTGMGLYIVSKICDYLGHSVKLDSEVGKGTTIKIIFHNAANNQAENTEKVTEA; from the coding sequence ATGAAGCTATTTTTACGTGATCATTTTGCATTTTTCCTACTATATGTATTAAACTTCGGAATCATTTTCGTTCTTTATGATGCAGTAGACGGATTTCAAAATAATAAGTTTTACTTCATCGTTTTAAGCTTATACTTATTCATCTGTTTCCTCGCTTATCGTTACGTTCGTAACCGTAGAATGTACCACAGATTAAGTGAACCACCAGAGAAAATGGAAGATGCGTTTATTGAAAGAGCGACTGCTCCTATGCCCCACAGTGTAAACGAGCTCGTTCGTACGCAATATCGCCTATTCCAAAAAGACCTACAAACATTCGAAGTAAAACAGCAAGAACACCAATTATTTATTAACCATTGGGTACATCAAATGAAAACGCCTGTTTCTGTTATGCAGCTTATGGTGCTTGAAATGGAAGATGAGCATTTAATCCCTAAATTCAAAAAAGAGCTAGAGCGATTAAATCAAGGGCTCGATATGGCTTTATACATGGCAAGATTAAATAACTTCCATGAGGACTTCCATGTTGAGACGATTTCATTAAAAGATGCTGTAACAAAAAATATTAACGGATTAAAAGAACTATTCATTCGAAACGGAGTCTTCCCCGTTTTAGAAGTTCATTCAGATTTAAAAGTTGCTTCTGATGCGAAATGGCTAAAGTTCATTATTTATCAGTTAATGACAAATGCAGTTCGCTACTCTGGTGAGCGCGGAAAGAAAGTTTTCTTATCAGCTTATCGCAATGGTAAAGATATTATTTTGGAAGTTCGTGACGAAGGCGTTGGTATTCCGCAAGAAGATATTCGAAGAGTATTTGAACCTTTTTACACTGGAAAAAACGGTCGTGCATTTGGAGAATCTACTGGTATGGGGCTTTATATTGTAAGTAAAATTTGTGATTATTTAGGTCACTCTGTGAAACTAGACTCTGAAGTTGGTAAAGGAACGACGATTAAAATCATCTTCCACAACGCTGCAAATAATCAAGCAGAAAATACGGAGAAGGTGACCGAAGCATGA
- a CDS encoding AraC family transcriptional regulator, producing MDSLKNMNAAMQYIEDNLTHEIDFKEVAKIAFCSEYHFKRMFSFLAGISLSEYIRCRRLTLAAFELTDSNAKVIDVAIKYGYNSPDSFTRAFQNLHGITPSEARSTSRSLKAYSPMTFQLSIQGGNEMNYRIEEKGPFQIIGIQKRVPIVFNGVNEEIASMWKSLDSQSIETLKSLSNIEPTGIISASTNFSEGRMEEKGELDHYIGVATTKDCPKQFKQLEVAASTWAIFEAVGPFPDALQNVWGRIYSEWFPSSNYELAEGPEILWNESKDVSSPNFRSEIWVPVLKK from the coding sequence ATGGATTCACTTAAAAATATGAATGCGGCAATGCAGTATATTGAAGACAACCTTACACACGAAATTGATTTTAAAGAAGTCGCAAAAATAGCTTTCTGCTCCGAATATCATTTCAAAAGAATGTTTTCTTTTCTAGCTGGCATATCACTATCAGAATATATTCGCTGTAGACGTCTTACCCTTGCTGCCTTTGAACTAACAGATAGCAATGCAAAAGTCATTGATGTCGCTATAAAATATGGCTACAACTCACCAGATTCATTTACACGTGCATTTCAAAATTTGCACGGAATAACGCCTTCAGAAGCTCGAAGTACCAGTCGTTCTTTGAAAGCTTATTCACCAATGACCTTCCAACTATCCATTCAAGGAGGAAATGAAATGAACTATCGAATTGAAGAAAAAGGGCCATTTCAAATCATTGGTATACAAAAACGAGTACCGATTGTTTTTAACGGTGTAAACGAAGAAATTGCTTCTATGTGGAAAAGTTTAGACAGCCAATCAATCGAAACATTAAAGTCCCTTTCAAATATTGAACCTACCGGAATTATTAGTGCTTCTACGAATTTTTCTGAAGGAAGAATGGAGGAAAAAGGCGAACTCGATCACTATATTGGAGTAGCCACAACGAAAGATTGTCCAAAGCAATTCAAACAACTTGAAGTCGCAGCTTCAACATGGGCTATATTTGAAGCTGTCGGTCCATTTCCTGATGCATTACAAAATGTGTGGGGACGTATTTATTCCGAATGGTTCCCTTCTTCGAACTATGAACTAGCGGAAGGACCGGAAATATTGTGGAATGAAAGTAAAGACGTATCATCGCCGAATTTCAGAAGCGAGATATGGGTACCTGTTTTAAAAAAGTAA